Within the Gossypium raimondii isolate GPD5lz chromosome 12, ASM2569854v1, whole genome shotgun sequence genome, the region gtttcttaaaaattaagtaattcaTAAATCATGGAAGAATCACttaatacatgaaattttatttgaaacatGACATGGTTTTaagaaattaagtaatttttaatcATGAATAATTACTTAAAAGCAtacttaaaacatgaaattattttaagaaattcagtattttgtaaatattggaATAATTACTTAATACATGCTTTCTAAAAATTAAGTTCATGATAGCATTACTTAATACATATTAACCTAATATGTAAAAggatttataaaaattaaataacttgtACAACTTTGAGAAATtacttaatatataaaatagttacTTACAATGTGAAaccaaaattaagaaattaaatattttaaaaaatcaaaattacttaatacaTTAAAGGGTTACTTAAACTATAATACGGTTtctaaaagttaaataattagCTTAACACTTACTTAACATACAAAGAGTTacttaaaacatgaaaacatttctgtaatttaacatttaatcagGGATGGTAAAATTTAAACCTTAATAGACTCCAAACTAATCATCTTCgtgtgtttttttctttttaaatgcgGATGCGGGGAGAGGCAAGGCAAGACAAGGtggatttttcttcttttaggtAATGGATATGAAACGATTATGGTAATAGCTTACCTCACCCTAACCCACTctagtatataaaattatcattctatatataaactattaaaatggtaaaatatgttaacgtgatataaaaaaaaattcatatattttatgttaaaattttttttgaagaattgtatttaaatatttacttggcattgaaaaaattgaaaaaattaaagataaatagcAAATTTTATGAAGTGGAGCAGAGAAGGGTGCAAATGTATGTATAACATCCATGAAGGTGATAATGATTTTCAAGATTATACATTCATAGTGGAGCGAGACAGATGATAGAGCAGAACGTGCCACTTATGAAGCGATGATAGATTAAACAATATTCATAACTATCCTGCTCCATTATCATccctatataatttattatgtaGGATACACCTAATATTAAGGAACTGCTTTTGGCAATGAAAAGTGAGAACTGcttgtaaagaaagaaaaaagaaaaaaaccttgGTCGAACGATGTGCAAGTCATGACATGGTGATTGCAGGTATTGGAAGGCACTGGAAAATTCATCGGGCTAATTGGTGGAATACATAATGAACATGAACAGGGTGAAATCATTCCTcgaaacttaaattttaatttgatgtttaaaagtatttaaatgaaaatattaatgaattcaagtaagaaaattttatcttttatgatATGAGTTAGACTCCAACTTTTAAAGCTCTAGCTTAATTTCGCCTATTCTTAATTTGagatatattatgttatattgttttaatatattatataatttgtatcatattaaaattaaatttataatgatacataattttatattgtaaacattaaaaaattatgttcattatttgtatttaaaattttaataaaagaagaatatataaaggtgttaaatattaaatgaaaatagggtaaactaactttttaaatttttgaaaaaaaaagtaggtgggtctaaaatgattttggattagtcatttacaaaatatgaataaattttgacaaaatttaaaactcatatttcgaGCTAGATGAGCTTAACTAAGTATTGATACAATGCAACAAGGAAGAGGTATGGAAGAAGATGTGGTGGTTATTACGAAAGTCGATTCACCAGTCGAGGCGGAGAGCCAGAGGTTACAAAGAGTAAGGGAGAAGAAAGTATGAAAACTAAGTGCAAGGGTCACGGGCCAAGGTGCAAAGCATGTGACTATTGCACAAAATGCatcccatggaggtctatcagttagatggggatcatttggctcATAAGAATTGGCTTGATTCAAAGAACTAATGGAAAAGCCTGTCTATTTGAAGCCTGGGTGGCTCAATAAAGCAGATATGAAAAGTTAGGCTACCTTGGTAAATAggaaaactaattttaaaagattgaggAGAATAATATCTGATAagattatatttgatttaattatgtaaatCTTGTAAATCATTTAATTGTAGGGATAGGCTCCATCTCATCTGTCAATGTAAATTTAGCTagaccgttggatttgggggagctcaactataaatagagagcctctcCCTCAGTTGTAAATCACTCATTGTTTTCTATTCTTTGAGAATGAGTACtaaattgagagcatttactcaaacatatCCTGTGCATTATTTTTTTGTagttattctattattttgagCACTCTTTTCGCTTGTGTTGCTTCTGCTATATAAATTGGTGTCTTGGAGGAATTCTGCAAAATCCTCACTTTGTTGGAGTTAAGCTGACTTAGGCGCATTTGAAACGATAGAATCGCCTAAGGCCACATGGATTACGAGAcaaaaggtctagccccgtgataGTTGGTATCCGAGCTAGAGTTACGAAGGCACTGTAGagatgtcgaaagaagttgCCAATCAGAGTGAGCTAAGGGAGACTCGCGGATGGGCCAAAAAACCAATCCTATTTAGGACGTGTTGTTGGCTTTAGAGGAATGAGTGGTCAATTTCGAGAAGTGTGAGTAGACGCTTAAGGTGGTCGTGGGACGCACCGATGGGTTTGATTCAATGAAGGATCAACTCAAAGAGTTTGTGTTTAAGTCACGAGACCAATGAAGAAAAGGTGCATGAGGTACTCAATTCCACAAAGAATACATTGACAGAGAGGAATGCTACTCTCGAGGCCATGGTGATagctttgaaggaggaaacaataaccacaaaaaaaactttgagcacaagaatagaGGAGCTTGAGGGAGAGCTTGCCTTGTGTCGAGCAGCCATAGGTAATGGAGTGTCAAGTACAATAGTCAATTGCGAGATAGACGTTCCAAAGTTGAAAGAGTTTGCGATGACAAGATCTGTATGCGATGTGGATAACTTTTTGTGGAGGCTGAAACAATACTTCTATGCCAAAGACATCATAGATGATGCTACTAAGGTAAATATTACTACCATGTTTCTTACTGATTTTGTGATTTTATGGTGGCGGAACAGGTCAACAAATAAAAGGCATAGTGAGATTGGGACTTGGGAAGAGTTCTAGCATTAGTTGAAAGGATATTTTTACCCAAAGTATGCCAAAGATGAAGCTCGAGAAAAGTTGCAACGGCTTATACAACGAGGCACGGTTAGGGAGTATGTGCAGGAGGTTAGTGAACTATGATCTAGATTTCTGATTTGAGCGAGAATGGGACATTTTTCTCCTTTATGGATAGGTTGAAGCCATGGGTGAATCAAAAGTTACAACATCGAAGAGTCCAGGAACTTACCAAAGCCATGATGGTAACGGAGTCCTTAGTTGAACTTGTTCCAATGAAAGATAGGTTCGAGTCTTCCAAGTTCAATGGAAAGGAAAATGGTAGGGTAGACCATGAGGAAGATGAAGAGGGACATAGCAATGATGGCAACAATAGTAGAAGTGACGGTGGTAATGGGAACCACGAAATGGGAAGCGTAAACCCAACAACCCGAAAGAAAAAGGGGATCAAGATAATATGCTACCTCAATGGGTCACATATGATTAAGAACTGGCCGAAGATATCTTTGTTTTTGGCTATCAAAAGGAATGATAAGCCAGAGGAAGCACCCATGAATCTTGGTGTGATCATGAGTAGAAACGATGCTAAGAGGACTAATGAGAGCGAGAAGAAACCATTAAAGTACTTCTTTCTTAGTGGTTCGCATAGGATGCGGAATTTTCCAGAGCGAGTTAAGTCTTCCGTGACCTGTAAAGGGTAAAAAGCATAGCCTGATGAGAGGAAGGCATCGAAGCTTAATTCAATGGTACTCACTCTTGCAAAGATGAATATCAGTGAGGTAGGGTTGATGTTTGTGAACATCAACATTACAGGCCAAAAAAGGAGTGCTCTTGTTGATACGAGAGCATCAAacttattcatataaaaaaaagcTACGAGGAAAATTGGTCTTTCGATTAGGAAATTGAATAAGAAGATCAAGATAGTAAATTCTGAGGAGGCCCCAACTGTGGGAGTAGCTCGAGGCTTGGAGCTACAAATCGACAAATGGAAGGGCAAGGAAGATTTTGAGGTAATCTAGTTAGATGATTACGATTTTATGTTTGGCTTAAACTTTCTTGACAGGATTAAGGCGGGTTTTTTTTCCTTAGGCCAATCAAATTCATATCGTTGATGGTTTGTTATCATGAATTGTTGTGCGAGTGAATCAAGATATGAAAGTTGGGGCCAATGTGTTTTTGACAATCCAACTAGCCGAGGATGTCTCGTATGGGAGGGACATTGACACGGGTTGTGTATCAAACTTTGAGGAAAAAATAATGATGCAAACTAGATAGTCGAGGTGAGTAAATACTACGAGTAACGTACATTTCAAACACTTTGGTAGTTTTTTGTATTATGACTTGTTGGCTTGGCGAGACTATAAGGGCCTTTTCATAGTTCTGAAGTGGGGAAGTTAAGGGGCATATAGACTGAAGTTGTTGGGAAAACTCAAGGTTAACCCAATATCCAACGTGAGTATACGGAAGCCTAGTTGTGTAGATCAAGCGGATCTTGATCGAGGCAAGTCAGAATTGGGGCAAGTGAGAGCGATGACTTCTTGCCAACGAGATGTACCAACGAGTGAAATGAAGAAAGCTAAGGGGCAACGAAAGTCGAGGCAGAATTTTTGAAGGGTGGGAGAACCCGATAATGAGGCTAGTCGGGAAAAAGCTAAGGCGTCGAGAAAGTTTCGAGGCGAATCAAGTTAGTGCTATTCAAAGAGTGCAATGAGGGTGCTgggagaatgggtgggggagaatgtcatgggCCAAGGTGCAAAACCTGTGACCATTGCACAAAATGCATCCCATGGAGGTTTATTGgttagatggggatcatttaaCCCACAAAACTGGTCCGGTTTAAAGAACTGATGGAGAAGTTTGTCTATTTGAAGCCCAGGTGGCCCAATAAAGCAAATATGGAAAGTTAAACTACCTTGGTAAATAGggaaactaatcttagaagatttaGGGGAATCATATATGATAagattaaatttgatttgattatgtaaatcttgtaaatcccttaaTTGTAAGCATAGGCTCCATCTCATCCGTCGATATAAATTTAGCTAAATCGTTGGATtttggggagctcaactataaatagagagtctCCCCCTTAGTTGCAAATCACCCATTGTTTTGTATTCTTTGAGAGAGAATACTAAAttaagagcatttactcaaacacctctcGTGCATTCTTTTTCTATGGCTATTATGTTCTTTTGAGCATTCTTTTGGCTTGTGTTGCTTTTGCTATATAAATTTGTGCCTTGGAGGAATTTTGCGAGAATCCTCACTTTGTTAGAGTTAAACTGACTTAGGCCCATTTAAAACGATAGAATCACTTAAGGCATCAtggattgcgagacgaaaggtttAGTCCCGTGAAACAAGGAGTATGCTAGGCTTAGTATGCTTGGAGAGTCAATTTTTTCTTCATTGTTCCCAGAGATATTTATAGGAGGGGATCTTGAGTAGAATGGTATCTGGTCATCATTGCGGAACGCGTAGAGTGAATGTCTTCGGTTAGACGAGGATGTCTATGATGGGACAGACCTTGTCATTCATTCTGACTTGGCGATACAGAGCAGTTGAACCCACATGAGGCTTGATGACCAACAATATTATGTTCTTAACAGAAGCCTAGGGTCTAGAGCAACAAATGGTTCTTACTTTTTTGGATGGTTGGGCCAAAAGGTAAAGCTTAAGGGTGACCATCCGATTGACCATTGGCGAGTTTGCTGCTAGGGCGACCTTCCAACTTATCATGTGTCCTTATTCAAATATAGGGTATAAAACTAAGTATAATTATGCCAtccaaaatagaataaaacaagggaaaaagaTACAATTAAAAGTAATTGTGAGAATATTAAAGCATTGAAAAAGATACAATTAAGCTCTTACCTAGTAAAACAAGGTGGCCCtgattttttgagattttttatgtttggttcGTACAGAAATGTCAAAACATGTTGATTATTTTGTCATAAATAAAGTCAAAAGTACTACAGTATAGACCACTTCAACAAGACAAAAACAATGCAGTAGGagcaaagttaaaaattaaatgtcaGTCCAATTAAATTGATCGATAAATACtctaatcaaaataattaagaatatgatttaattaaatattcaataaaaaattgtattcaatttaatgatactttttttagatataaaattaattaattaaatgcttcATCAATTAAAGAGTACAAAAGCAATtagaatttgtttttaaaatttttaaaccaaatGTGCTAACAATTCAGTGAACTAAACAACTTGGGATTCAAAGTTGAATTCCAAAATTTCCATCACTATCAGCACTGCAATATTGACCAAAATAAACTGAGATAAAGGACAGGGCTTTTGaggaaataatttatttacttaactGATGATAAAGACATGATACTTACTTCAAGCTTTGGCCAATAACCAGTCTCAATCATCAAAGCATGCTGAAATTACCAAAATTCACGGTATTGAAAGATTAGAGAAAGCAAAGCTATGGAAACCAGGTTCGTGAACCCTTCACCCAACCTCCCATTCAACTCAACTCAGTCTCACCACCAAAATTAGAATATAGTTTATTCATGCTGGTAGCTGCAAGCAACTTATGAGCTCGTGCTTTTATTAATTGGTGTGAATTTTTTACTCTTATTCTCTCGGGTTTTCTTTATATTGCTAAATTGATTCAAATTATACGTACTAACACTTTTAAGATGGCAATTCCTTGATGGAAATGATACGaatcaattcatttctggtAACAAAGCTTCTATAAACTGTGAGTTACCACTGCGGAGAACCGCATTTCTATTATTGTTTCCAGTGAAGACAATTCATTTTGTCTTTGATCAAACACTGGTATGGTACCCGCAAGTAGTAGTAATAAAACTTAATAGCAGGTAGCATGTTAGAGAcgctaaaaatattttgatattgacGATGAATACTTTCTAGGCATCTCAAATTCCTTGCCACCACTTACAAATAGATTGATCAACCTTACAAAATGTGCACTCCTTAACCCACCAAATACAGATACAATGGTTTTCCTTTGAATACATTAAAGTAAAAATCATGGCTGCCTTTTGGAACGGGGCAGCAGAGCCAGAAGTATCTTCTTCCTAGGGCCCTGCCAATCAAATCACCTTCATTAGTTACAATTCAGGATATTATGTAAACTTAAAGATTTCATTTTGCACCCACGTAAGAGGGAACGGCAAACAGTTTCCAAACAATATATTCACATAAAAAGATGATGATTATGGGTTTGAATCTAGAAGACACCCTGATCACAGCCCATTTTACTGAATCCCCTAAATTTATTGTTAGCAGACAGATTGTAAATCTTCTCATCTGTAACATGGTAAGCACCTGGATACTGCAGCCGTTTCAAAGTCAAAGCAATCATTAGCAGGCTCCTCTGCAATTAAGCAGGTAGTAGAACTACAAATTATCAGCAAGGAAAATCGCTGATTCATAGTGCTTTCTGAAAATGTTCAACTACAATCCATCCAATCAACTTAATAGGAAGCTTTATATTCTTGGGCAACCATGTTGCCAGAACAAAACTGAATGTCTTCAGTTAGAATGAATTTGGCCTAGGCAGCAGGTAAGCAAAATTCAAGCAAAATATCTAGGCAATGTGTACTTGGGTGCTCGAATCAGTCAAAGCTCTGTGCCTATGCTAAAGATCACTTAAAATGTGTTCTGAAATTAATGAAGAACGTATAAGACATGCTAGAAATTTCAACATCAGAAACCTGTTTTCCATATTCGCATCGGTTATTAATTTGAGCACATCAATTAAGAATATAAAGTACAAAAAAGTAACaataaacaacataaaaatacataaaagaagCTAAATTACCATAGGTATTCCTAGCTCTTTAAGGTCATTTTCACCCATCTGCTTCAATGCAGTCATATCCACCTGAGTAAAATATCAAACCTAAAGATCAGCTGAGCTACAGATAAAAACAAAGCAATTCACCAATCAAAATCACATCTGTCCATAATATTTCAGAAACCTAAAACTATTAAGTAAATCttcagattttggaagataGAACAGTTGCAGCAACACCATACAGGAAATTTCTCTATGTACAATCTGTTTGGAAACATCAATACTCAAACGCCTTGAAGATACTTACAATTGTTTTATAAGACATTCACAAGTTTAACACCAATACCAAATTTGCAATCATTTAAAACACTAACACCAGCCATAGTTGGCAGAATAACCATATCCGACATTTGTCAAGTAAaagtagattttgatattttattcaaagtaaaatcaataaaaatatgttcCTGCATCTCTGCAGCACAAAATCCAAGCATCAATTGCCTACTATCAAGGTATAATAAAATACTGGTTTTTCATATCCTATTACCCTTCCCATCATTTTGGGAAGAGGGTTGTCAATCTGGTATGGGGAGGGATATGAGGGTACATGAATcatcctttatttcttttaaatacaaAAGGAACTCATAAAGAATGTTACATAATAAGATGTAAATCTTTCAGCTGATAAACTTCATTACTCATCCTAAGCTTAAACTTGTAAGCTCCATGCTGAAAGTCTCTAGATTTAATCACTGGATTTCCAGTTTTGGGCCATAAAACATACAGATTAATCTTTGCTTCTATAAAATTCCATGTTGACTTTTATTTGGACAAGCATGTGAAGACATCTTTACATTAATAACCACCTCTGCCAGAATCAAGCTAGAAATATATGACCTGAAAGTGAtatatttaaggattaaaattgatGCGAAATCCCGGATGCTACCAAATCTGCAATTACGTGAAGATGAAAGAAACATCCTAGGATCTTGCATTTGCACTATGCTAATGACATACAGAAATTAgcaaagaacaaagaacaagCAACAAATTACTATGAAGAAATAACATATCAAATGAAAATGCATCTTTGTTCTTAGCTGATTAGTCTTCCAAAGCATCTCTGAACACCATTTTCCtttcaaaaaaaggaaaacaatttATCCTTACGCAGAGAATCTAAGGACCCAGATTACTTACTTCTTCTGCCTTGAAGGTAATTGTATACTTTCCAAGCCCCAATGAATGTAGCAAGCCTTCAACAGTTTGTTGTTCAGCACCCTATATGGCAGCCAGCCAAAACAAAAAGGTAAGAAAATTCATCTAAACACTGCTCTTTATAAACCAAGGTCCACGTAtaactattttaaaagaaaagtccTCAGGAAAACACAATTTTATGCATGACCAGTAAAGCAAACAACATTGAGCGCTTGATAAAACGGGGTTGGAAGTTTAGCAAAAATATTGTGAGAATCAAGGCAGTGAAGAAAGCAAAGGTAGTGGCATAGAGGAAGAAGAGAGGGGGCAGACATTATGATCCAGATTTGATgagaaaatggaaaagaaataaataatgcTTCCTTAGAGAAGATtctttgtttatattgaaagaAGAGGTAGTTAAAAGGGATAGAGTTAAGAGGGGTTTGAAAAGAACATGTAGCACCTACTACTGGAAATTTCGTAGTTGTAAGAACACTATCTTCGGCATCTTATATACAATCAGAAAGAAACCTCAACTGCTACTTGTTCATACCCAAAAGCAACCACATGGCCCACACCAATAGCTACCAACAGTTAACAGAAATTTCTAAGAATGAGATCAAGAACATTCATGTCACCTAAAAAATGCGATGGTACAGTTTCCAAAGGACAATTTGGAAAACATACAGAAAGATAAGAGGGTTCAGAACTGCCACTTGCTCAGAACCAAGAGTAACCACACAAATAGCTACCAACAGTTGGCAGAAACTTCTAAGAATGAGATCAAGAACATGCATGTCACCTAAAAAAGGTAATGTTACAGTTTCCAAAAGACAATTTGGATAACAAACAGAAAGATAGAGGGTACTTCCCATAGCCAACTGAAAATGAAAGGATCCAGACACATTACCATATTCTTATCCACCTCAAATAGAAATATTTTAGGATGGGTCTTGAGCTGCCAAGCATGGGGCTCTAAGAATAAGATTAAAACATTTTGACCATTTCAAAAATGTGAACATGATAAATTATCATACAAAGTACACCAGGAGTTACAGTAAAGAACAGACTGAACTTATGAGCATAAGCAGCAGATGTTCACAAGagaatatagtaaaaaaaaaatagatgtaAAACTTGTTAGTTGCACAATTCACTGGTAGCATGAAATGTAGATGGCAAATAGCACATACAGAGTACGAATTTTTTTGTACAATGCTGCTTGGAGGAATTGGACTTGGAATTTGGGGGCCCGGTGGCATGGGCTTTGCTGAAGTGGTTGGCAATCTGGACTTTGTAACAAAAGATGTTGTACTCACCCCTGGAGCATCAATAACATCTTTTCCCATGTATGAAACTGGTCTGACATCATCATATGTCCTGTTTACCTGCCTTCTCTGAAACTCTTCAGCATTTCTTGGGGGAGATAAACCCCTAGAAGAACCCATTACTCTGTCTGGAAATCGTTGCCTTAAATGATCTAAAGTCCAAGGAGAATAAGAACTTCTTGAAGTGGTAACACGAGGCAAATCATCCACACTTCTTGTGGAAGGAATTCTGCCCAAGATGCTAGTTTCCCTAGACTCTAGCACTTGCTCCCTTGGTTCAGGTATTCGCTCCCTTGACTCAGATGTTTGATGTGTCTCGTAAGGCTGTCCCATTCTTGACAACTTTTCACGAAGGTCCATGTCCTTCCTGTTTTCATCACTCAGAGCCCGTCTAAACACATTCTTTTGCATGAGTTTAAATCGGAGGTCATCTTTACCAATGTGAAcagctttttttaaaaaatttcccaAAAGAAGTGACGTTAATAATCTCACAAACAATTCATAAATCATGAAAACAAGATGTTGCAACACACAGGCAAAAGTTCACTACCATTCAAGCCATTGTCATTCAAACTTGTAGTATAACCATCTCCTCTTTGTCTGTAGAAAAGGCAAACCAGCTCAATAACTTTTTAACCCAAGTAAACTTCATTGATAAACTAATAGGGTTGAAAGTTcacaaacatagaaaataaatgCCAAAGGTAGGGCAACGTATTACTTCTCACGGCCTATGTAGCAGCATCACTTATTTTTCTTAGAGAATCCTAGTCAAACACATATCCAACAGTCAAAATGGAAACAGGATGCAGTCCTGAACTCCGAATTATACCAAAACtattgaagaaaaaaggaatTAAACACATTCATGTCTAATAGTCACTCTCAAGTCCACCCATACAACAGAACACATTTTATCAGTTAAACAAACACCTAAAGTAAATATGCTAGCTGCATCTGATATGATAACAGCAGCACCATTAAATTCCACAAGGATATACAGAACATTACTTACCATTGCGCAAGCACCAACATAGCAAAGCAAGACTCAGAAATGCTCAGAAAACGACAGTAAAATTCTTTAAAACATACCGTTTGTTGTTTAGCTGACTTCCATGCAACGAAGAGCTATCTGCGTTGCCTCCTAACCTATCCCTTACAGATCGCTTACTTCCAGAAACAGGATGAGAATCAGAAAGATCAACACCGGATGCAGGGCCAGCCCTCTTCACCACCTACGTCAACATAATCGATCAAGTTCAGACTCACAACAAGCCAACAAAAAATTAGGGGAACTACAccaacaattatttttttgaagaacAAGCTTAagactttaatgaataacaAGGAGAAACCTACCATGCTAAACTGAATCGTTCGAAGTCAGACTGGATACAATTTATGTTCAAAGGATAAAATCCTACTAATTTCAAGCTAATGTCTTAAATTTCAGCGGCAACCATACATACTTCAGCAACATCACCAAAAATAgcgaaaaagaaagaaaaaaactattaaGAGGAAAATGAAGTACAATAAAAATACCTGGCCGGTACGGCCGAGAGTAATAGTAACACGGCCCCGCGAAGCATCTgccatgaaaaaaaaaaccctagacaAGTTAAAAATCGACTAATCGGTTCTTTCGGTTATAACTTCTGACGGATCAACGAAAATGATGCTTATCATCGCCTTTTCAAAGAAAGTAAAGCGTCGAAAAACAGAAACCCTAAAACTCCTCAATGAGAGATTTTAAACATGGATCGTAAGGGATCTGTAAGTGGTCACCTTTAAAGGGTAAATTGCACCATTAGTCATCAAACATGAGTAAGTGtttgttttggtcatttaactaAAAAGTTACAATCTGGTCACAgaagtttttgaaattgtttttttcaCCCGCTGTTAAGCGACACTTTTAGTTGTTATAATAGTAATTTTAGTCCTTTCTGtcaataacaataattttagtccttaatttttatactttctatcaatttaacctaattatatataaatgataaaaaattaaaattcttttaaaatatttagaaaactataaaattaaaattaaaataaataaaaatttcaaaataaataaagtgaaaatgagggaaaaattttaaactttccaaattttCTCTCTGTATTATCTGTATAGAAATATTCAATACTCATTCTTCAAAAATACATAAGAGAAATTGACATCCTCTATTTTTACCTCTTCTATTTAGATATgacttttcttttataagacaagaaaaatattttttttatttttgaataattgagtattattattttatatataatcagGGTTTGATagaaagtatgaaaattgagaactattaaaaaatatcgtgaccaaaaataatttcgaaaactttaatgattaaattataatttcttttagtaaagtgaccaaaatgaatatttatccatagtttagtgactaatgatGTAGTTTACTCATTAatttatatagtttatatattgacacatatttaaataaataaaatttattacgtATGGTAGGGGAAGCAATTtagaaattacaagaaaaaaccAACCATTAAGGAGAAAAAGCATTGGCC harbors:
- the LOC105764262 gene encoding uncharacterized protein LOC105764262, translated to MADASRGRVTITLGRTGQVVKRAGPASGVDLSDSHPVSGSKRSVRDRLGGNADSSSLHGSQLNNKRQRGDGYTTSLNDNGLNAVHIGKDDLRFKLMQKNVFRRALSDENRKDMDLREKLSRMGQPYETHQTSESRERIPEPREQVLESRETSILGRIPSTRSVDDLPRVTTSRSSYSPWTLDHLRQRFPDRVMGSSRGLSPPRNAEEFQRRQVNRTYDDVRPVSYMGKDVIDAPGVSTTSFVTKSRLPTTSAKPMPPGPQIPSPIPPSSIVQKNSYSGAEQQTVEGLLHSLGLGKYTITFKAEEVDMTALKQMGENDLKELGIPMGPRKKILLALLPRSKRQP